Proteins from a genomic interval of Marmoricola sp. OAE513:
- a CDS encoding HSP20 family small heat-shock protein, translating to MLLRTADPFRDLDRITQQLLGTTNRPAVMPMDAWREGDTFVVEFDLPGVAKDSIDLDVERNVLTVRAERFARNGDWEALASERPRGHFSRQLILGDNLDLERIEASYADGVLRLTIPVAEKAKPRKIEVAHQGPSEAPALSA from the coding sequence ATGCTTCTGCGCACCGCTGACCCGTTCCGTGACCTCGACCGCATCACCCAGCAGCTCCTGGGCACGACGAACCGTCCTGCGGTCATGCCGATGGACGCCTGGCGGGAGGGCGACACCTTCGTGGTGGAGTTCGACCTGCCCGGCGTCGCGAAGGACAGCATCGACCTCGACGTCGAGCGCAACGTCCTCACCGTCCGCGCGGAGCGCTTCGCCCGCAACGGGGACTGGGAGGCACTTGCCAGCGAGCGTCCGCGGGGTCACTTCAGCCGTCAGCTCATCCTCGGGGACAACCTCGACCTCGAGCGCATCGAGGCGTCGTACGCCGACGGCGTCCTGCGCCTGACCATCCCGGTCGCCGAGAAGGCCAAGCCGCGCAAGATCGAGGTCGCTCACCAGGGCCCGAGCGAGGCGCCCGCGCTGTCGGCCTGA